A region from the candidate division WOR-3 bacterium genome encodes:
- a CDS encoding T9SS type A sorting domain-containing protein → MLIFINVFLFFSYIYEDSDSLLVVNDSLVICGYHQYNRKVHLVNNAKLKVQQWNGIDSTGRVILQAPFIYIHNSMIDGSGKGYSGGTNTHPDGYGPGCGYAGTGGGGGGGAYGGAGGDGGDLDPGAGGSPYGNLSDTVINMGSGGGAGRLGLVDGFGGNGGALIYLKGQRMIIDSSQILSLGLYGYDGGYEAGGGGSGGGIKMQADTLRIRYSSVLASGGAGGNADGGGGGGGGGGRIKGFFAILDTNHLSLSVSGGAGGYGGYGNGENGSTGTVFFGPLVVVEEKIVDNSLKAKVQSLITKGRLNIFFKKNPDKILIYNIMGRLVKIGENTENEIDVSDLKNGVYFLKLPGEKKLMKFILIK, encoded by the coding sequence ATGTTGATATTTATAAATGTGTTTTTGTTTTTCAGTTATATATACGAGGATTCCGACAGCTTACTTGTTGTGAATGACAGTCTGGTAATTTGTGGTTATCATCAATATAATCGGAAGGTTCATCTTGTAAATAATGCAAAACTAAAGGTCCAGCAGTGGAATGGTATTGATTCAACCGGCAGGGTAATTTTGCAGGCTCCGTTTATTTACATCCATAATTCAATGATTGATGGTTCGGGCAAGGGATATTCTGGTGGCACGAATACCCATCCTGATGGTTATGGACCGGGATGTGGATATGCCGGAACAGGTGGCGGAGGAGGCGGCGGTGCTTATGGTGGTGCAGGAGGAGATGGTGGTGATCTTGACCCAGGTGCAGGCGGGTCTCCTTATGGTAATCTGAGTGATACAGTAATCAATATGGGTTCCGGAGGTGGGGCGGGAAGGCTTGGTCTGGTTGATGGATTTGGTGGTAATGGTGGTGCATTAATCTATCTTAAAGGACAAAGGATGATCATTGATAGTTCACAGATTTTATCCCTTGGGCTATATGGCTATGATGGAGGCTATGAGGCAGGTGGTGGTGGTTCTGGTGGCGGTATTAAAATGCAGGCAGATACGTTGAGAATCAGATACTCTTCAGTGCTGGCAAGTGGTGGTGCTGGAGGTAATGCTGATGGTGGTGGCGGCGGAGGTGGCGGTGGTGGCAGGATCAAGGGGTTTTTTGCAATCCTTGATACAAATCATTTGAGCCTTTCGGTAAGCGGGGGCGCAGGTGGCTATGGTGGATATGGTAATGGGGAAAATGGTTCTACAGGAACAGTTTTTTTTGGTCCACTCGTCGTTGTTGAAGAAAAGATTGTAGATAATTCATTAAAAGCAAAAGTTCAATCCTTGATTACAAAAGGCAGATTGAATATTTTTTTCAAAAAAAATCCAGATAAGATATTGATTTACAATATAATGGGAAGATTGGTAAAGATAGGAGAAAACACAGAAAATGAAATTGATGTGTCGGATTTAAAGAATGGTGTTTATTTTTTGAAACTCCCTGGTGAAAAGAAATTGATGAAATTTATTCTTATAAAGTAA